Genomic segment of Paenibacillus sp. FSL R5-0623:
TTCAAGCCTTCCATAGCCAGTGCAGCACACATGGTTGCCGCATGCTGTTCTGCGATCCCTACGTCAATCATGCGGTCAGGAAATTCCTTACTAAAAGGAATGAGACCTGATCCTGTAGGCATTGCGGGCGTTACCGCTACGACCCGCTTATCCTGCTTCGCAAGATCAATTAACGTTTGACCAAACACTTCCGTGTACATCGGTTTTCCAACTGCCTTCAGCACTTGCCCAGATTCAATTTTGTACGGAGAAATCCCGTGCCACTTGTGCGAATCTGCTTCTGCTGGCTGATAACCTTTGCCTTTGGTCGTGAGCACGTGAACGAGCACAGGACCATCAACGTTATCTGCCTGTTTGAAGGTTTCAATCAATTTGGGAATATCGTGCCCATCAATCGGTCCCAAATACGTGAAGCCCAGTTCTTCGAAAAGAACACCTGGTACCATCATATATTTGACACTATCTTTGATCCAGCTTGCCGATTTGGCCAAACGGTCCCCAATAGCAGGAATTTTTTTAAGCATCCCCTCGACATCATCTTTCGCTTTCAGATAATGACGATCCGAACGAATCTTGCTCAAATATTTATGCATGGCCCCAACGTTTGGAGCAATGGACATTTCATTATCATTCAGAATAACCATCAGTTTTCTCTGCTCATGACCGATATGATTAAGGGCCTCAAAAGCCATACCACCTGTAAGCGCTCCATCACCAATCATCGCGATAACTTGGTTGTTCTCACCCTTCAGATCACGTGCAAGGGCCATCCCCATCGCAGCGGACAATGAAGTACTGCTGTGTCCAGCTTCCCATACATCATGTTCACTTTCGTTGCGTTTGACAAACCCGCACAGGCCGTTATGTTGACGCAATGTATCAAAGCGATCCATACGCCCTGTCAGGACTTTATGCACATACGCCTGATGCCCTACATCAAAAATCATTTTGTCTGCTGGACTGTTATAGCAGTAATGCAGGGCTACCGTGAGCTCAACCACGCCTAAGTTGGGTGCGAGATGCCCACCTGTAACAGACAGTTTCTCAATCAGAAACTGCCGGATCTCTGCCGACAAAAGGGCAAGATCATCCTGAGACATCGACTTTAGATCACTGGGTTGTTTAATTTGTGGAAGCAGCACGAGAATCTCCCCGCTTTCCTAGATTGTTTAGTTATTGTTGTAAATCGATATATACATTATGAATCAAATGACATTAAATCATTATAACATAAAAGAACAAGAATCATAATTTACTGCACTATACTCCCGATAACGAGCATTCTCGCCAGCAAGTTATTTAAAATTCTTCTCCATATGTATTCACGCATCCACTCGGGACAGCTCTTTCCATCTACTCGGAAAAAGGACATTACATTCATTACACGGTTACATAGATTTTGAAACAGACCGCTCCGTCAGAATCTAATGGTCACGACTCATCAGATAATCGGCAATTTCCAGCAATCTGGATGAATCAGGTAACTCGGCTCTTTCAAGTGCATCTTTTGCAGATTGGGTAAGGGATTTCACTTCCTCTACAGAAGCCTCCATGCCAATAAAATAAGGATATGTTACCTTCTGCTGATTCACATCGCTCTGTGTTTTCTTGCCCATCTTCTGCTCGTCACCCGTCAGGTCGAGAATATCATCCTGAATCTGGAACGCCAGCCCCAGATCACGGCCAAACACACGTAAGGCTTCCAATTGTCCTTCCGTTGCTCCACCAATTCGTGCTCCAGCAATGAGTGAGAAAACAATCAGGTCACCTGTTTTGTGCAAATGAATATATTCGAGCTGTGAAAGATCAGTCATGCCTTGTTCGCCTTCCATATCCGCAACTTGGCCGCCGACCATCCCTCTTGCTCCAGCAAGTTCGGACATGTCCTCTACGATGGACAGCAACGCATCTGCCGCCACACCACTACGGCGTCCAGCTTGAACAATGCTATAAAAAGCATGAGTTAGCAACGCATCGCCCGCCAATATAGCTGTTGCTTCACCATATACCTTATGATTCGTTAATTTTCCCCTGCGGTAATCATCATTATCCATAGCAGGCAGGTCGTCGTGGATCAGTGAATACGTATGAACCATCTCCACGGCGCAGGCTACCGGCATTGCAGCTGTACGCTGTGCACCGAAGGCTTCCGCCGCAGCAACGACCAGAAGAGGACGAAGGCGTTTGCCTCCGGCCATGAGTGAGTACTGCATCGCATCCGTCAACGATTGGGGTACATCCCAGTGATCGGGAAGCGTGTGTTTCAACGCTTCTGTCACCTCAGCTGTGACCTCTTCGAGATATGCTTGAAACGAAGGACGATTACTCATGGACTTCACCGCTCTCATCGTCAGCAGTTCCGAAAGGCTTCTTGCGAAGCTCTCCATCTTCTTCTACGATCATCTCGATCTTGCGTTCCACTTGTTCCAGCTTCAGACCGCAAAGTTGCGAAAGTTTCATCCCGCGTTGAAACAGATCGATGGCCTGTTCCAACGGAACATCACCATGTTCCAGCTGACCTACGATGTCTTCCAATGCCGCCATTGCCTCTTCAAAATTCAATTCCGGTTCATTCGCCATGGGCATTGTCGTCCTCCTTCATTCCCCAAACCTGACAGTCCAGCTGTCCGTCTGTTAATTTAATCTTAATTGAATCTCCAGGCTGTACATCCTTCATCGACTTGATCAATCGCTGTTCTTGCTCGTCATAGACAAGGCTGTATCCCCGTGACATGACTTTAAGCGGGCTAAGCGCATCCAGATGCCGCACAGATGATTTCCACTGCTGCTGCTTCGATCTGGTTATAGACCTGATCGCAAGTTCCAGTTGTCTGCGTGCTGCCGCATTCTCACGGCGTGCTGCATTGACCTGCTCACGAGGATTGAATCGTTGCAGTGCTGCCCGCAGACGCTCCTGCTTCTCTCCTGTCCATTTCATACGCGTATCCACTGTTCTCAAAAGCCGTTGATGCATCATATCCAGTCGTTCCGTGTGCTGCATCAAGGTACGTCTTGGATGAACCAGCACTGGCGAACGCTGTAATCTTGCGAGCCGTTCACGATTATGTACAGCACGCTGACGTAAGCTGTGCTGTAACTGGCGCTGACGTTGTCCGATCTGATCAAGCAACTCAGCTCGATTAGGTACAGCTAATTCAGCAGCTGCTGTAGGTGTAGCCGCACGCAAATCGGCTGCAAAATCAGCAATAGTGAAGTCCGTTTCGTGCCCAACCGCAGAAATGACAGGAATATCCGAAGCAACTATTGCTCTTGCCACAATCTCCTCATTAAAGGCCCACAACTCCTCCAGTGAACCGCCTCCGCGTCCAACGATAAGTACATCGGCTTCTCCCATCCGGTTCAGGTTGCCAATCGCTTTGACAATGGAAGGTGCTGCACCCTTCCCTTGAACCAGAACCGGATATAAAACAACTTTGGCAGAAGGGTATCTGCGCTGGAGTGTGATCATGATGTCTCGCACCGCCGCTCCCGTCGGTGAAGTTACAACCCCGATGGTCTGTGGATAACGAGGGATCTGTCTTTTTCGCGAAGGTGAAAATAACCCTTCATCCTCAAGCTTTTTCTTCAGCTGTTCGTAAGCCAGATACAGACTTCCAATTCCGTCCGGTTGCATATGGGTAGCGTAGAATTGATACTGCCCATCCCGTTCATACACCGAGACATTACCACGGGCAATAACCCTTGCACCCTCCTTCGGTACAAAGGGTAATCGCTGGTTATGGGACGCAAACATAATGGACTTGATCCGGCTGTCCTTGTCCTTCAATGTAAAATACATATGGCCGCTGGAGTGATGTGTGAAATTCGAAATCTCCCCGCGCAGCCAGACGTCCGACAGGACCTGATCCGATTCCAGTTTCATCCGGATGTATCGGTTCAGGTCTTTGATGGAGTAGATCTTTTGATCTGCCACAGACAAAACCCTAGGCCAATCCGTGAGCGCGCTTGGCAGCGATCAATGTATTTTGCATTAGCATTGTGATTGTCATCGGACCAACACCACCTGGAACGGGTGTAATTGGACCAGAAACTTCTTTCACACTCTCGAAATCAACGTCTCCTGCCAGTTTGCCATTCTCCAAACGGTTCATGCCGACATCAATAACAACAGCACCTGGTTTCACAAAATCAGCATCCACAAAGTTTGCACGACCGATGGCTACAACCAAAATATCCGCCTGACGTGTAATTTCTTTCATGTTTGCTGTACGGGAATGACACATGGTTACTGTTGCATTCTCACGTTGCAGTAAAAGCGATACCGGTTTACCAACGATGTTGCTTCTTCCAATGACCACCGCATGTTTACCGGACATTTCCAACCCAGTACGTTTGATCAGTTCAATTACACCCGCTGGGGTACATGGAAGCAGACTATCGTCTCCTATAACAAGATTACCAACATTGACTGGATGGAACCCGTCTACGTCTTTATCCACGGCAATCGCGTCAATGACCGCTTTCTCTTCGATATGCTTCGGTAGTGGGAGTTGAACCAAAATTCCGTTAATGGATTGTTGATTGTTCAGCTTGTCCACCAGCGCAAGCAGATCTTCTTGGGACGTATCTGCATCCAAGCGATGCACTTCGGAGTAGAAACCGAGGTCGTGACATGCTTTTTCTTTATTACGCACATATACTTGGGATGCCGGATCTTCCCCGACGAGCACAACAGCCAGACCAGGTACTACCCCCTGTTCGCTAAGCTGTTTTACTTCTGTTGTCATGCTTGCGCGGATCTCTTGGGATACTTCTTTACCGTTAATAATAGATGCTGTCATTGTACTCTCTCTCCCTTATGTGAATATAAATTTAGAGGTTGTTCAAAAAAACCGCTTTTGATTACGAAGGATACTGAAAACCGGTCCTTTTGAACATGCTCCATAGTTAATCATAACTTAAGATAATTTTGCTTTAATCGCGTCAACTTCCTGAATCATGCGTCCAAGTACGCCATTGACGAATTTGCCGGATTCTTCTGTACCAAAATATTTGGACAGTTCAATTGCTTCATTGACCGATACCTTTGCCGGAATGTCATCACGAAACACCATTTCATACGTAGACAGTCGTAGAATCTGGCGATCTACACGTGACAGACGGCTAATCTGCCAACCTTTCAAATAATCCACAAGCAGACCGTCAATTGCTTCCTTATTGTTCCAGGCTCCTTGTACAATCTCAGTAACATAAGTACGCATTACATCTGCATCGCGGATAACTACTTCGGTTTCATTATCTTCTGCAGCTTCATTGATCAACATGTTTACAGCTTCTGCTGCACCCACCTCATTCATTTCCATCTGATACAGACTTTGTACTGCAATTTCCCTTGCCAAACGTCTTTTCATGTCCTGCCTCCTGCAGCGCTCCGTCTGGAGCGTCATCATGCTTATTTTATAATCCATGCATCCATCTCATCAAATCCAGTATAGGTTGAATCAATGGCTTCCATGGTATTGTTATTGTTATCCCTTTTCACAAAAAAACCTGCAATACGTTTCCTCCAAAAAACGGGCAACCTAAACTACAGCTCTATTTTCGGAAGAAACATATTGCAGGGTTCAGGTAGGTCACTTAAACGGACGCCAGCGATCGCCAAGCCATTGTCCCCACTCCCTCCAGGGAATGGACGAACCCAGCTTCGAATCGCTTCGTCTGCCTAACGTATAACCGATGAACACCAAGAGTGCAAAGAACAACATATCCCAAAAACCGATCCATACATAAAGAAATCCAAAAAAGATGCCGCCGATAATTCCGGTAATTCGGCCTCTGTGACTATCCCAAATCTCTTTCCACAGCATCAGTGAAACTCACCTCATTCCACTCGACTCTTGTAGTTAGGCGACTGGGTTACATTAGCGATATACACCGTGACAAAAGAAACCGGGATGCCCGTAATCTCTTGTACATGATCATGTATCGCCTTTTGCAGATCAGAAGTCAGCGCAGGAATAGGTGTCTCACCATCCACTACTGCACGGATCATAATCTCCAGTCCTGACTCAACCACACGTATGCGTGCCTTGACATCACGTACTCCCCGGAAACGGGAAGTTGCCTTCAAACAGAGATTCTCAATCGTCTCCATCGAAATCTGTACATCACCAAACTCAGTACGTTGATCTACAGATGGCAACGATGCACGCTCACGCCGAACCGAGATGTAGAAAAATCGCAAACTCAGGATAAACAAAATCGCTGCTGCAATAACCGACGCAACAATAACGTTTTGTTCCTGCTGGTAATTCAATTCGTAAGGCAGCACACCGCTAATCAGAAGAATGACGGCTGCCGATATTGCTCCAACGCTTATGCTGTATATAAACAACAGAAGCCGATCCAGTATTTTAGCCACGAACTGCACAGCCTCCCTTGCTCACTAACATTACTTAACCAGTTCACTAGCAAAAAATCAGATCCTCATCTAGCTTTCGCTATAATGAAGACCTGTCCAAGACGGGATAACCCCCGGCAGATGATGCCGGGGGAATCTGTCTTCTTTTATTTTACGCGCTGACTGTTCAGGTCGATCTCTTCCACTTTCTCGGTGCTCTTGAACTGAACGTCATGAATGTGCACATTCACTTCATTCACATTCAATCCTGTCATGTTCTCGATGGAACGTTTCACGTTCTGTTGAATCTCCGTAGCTACTTGTGGCAGACGGTATCCGTACTCGATAATTACGGAAACATCAACTGCCGCTTCACGTTGGCCCACTTCAACTTTAACGCCTTTGGAAAGGTTTTTGCGACCAAGCAATTCAGCAAATCCGCCAGCGAATCCGCCACTCATGCCTGCAACACCTTTCACTTCAAGGGTCGCCAATCCAGCAATCACTTCAATAACTTCAGGTGCGATCTGGATTTCACCGATATCCGTTCGTTCAAATTCAGTCGGTAGTGTACTCATAACTGTTCAACACACCTTTCGCGAGATAAGTTTGCGGCCATCCGTCAGGGCGCTGGACTCAGGTTAATCAACCTTCAGAACCCTTCCGGTCCGGCTTTACCGGAACTCCTGCAAACATCCGCGAGGTGCGGGCTTATCCTTTGCAGGAGACATGCGCTCTTATTATTCATACTATATCATTTGGGCTACATTATGACAAACAAGCCCAATATACCTTTTAAATCTCGTTTTCCTCAAGAAATTTGATATCAAAGTCACCACGAATGAACGTTGGGTGCTCCAGCAATTTCTGATGGAAAGGAATAGTTGTGGATATGCCTTCAATCGCAAATTCCCCAAGCGCACGTTTCATCTTGGCAATCGCCTCTTCACGATTCGCTCCCCACACGATCAATTTTGCGATCATGGAGTCATAGAAAGGTGAAATGGTATAACCCGGATAAGCAGCACTATCTACACGAACACCAGGTCCTCCCGGTGCAAGGTAGAATCCGATTTTGCCTGGTGATGGCATAAAGTTACGGTCCGGATCTTCCGCATTGATACGACATTCAATGGACCAGCCATTGATAACCACGTCTTCCTGACGGAATGAAAGTGGGTTGCCTTCAGCTACCGAGATCATCTCACGGATCAGATCCACGCCAGTAACCATCTCAGTTACCGGGTGCTCTACCTGAATACGCGTATTCATCTCCATGAAATAGAACTCGCCGTTCGGGCTGAGCAGGAACTCCAATGTACCCGCTCCCGAGTAATCCACAGCAAGGGCAGCCCGTACCGCAGCTTCACCCATCAATGTACGCACATCTTCGGAGAGAATCGGACACGGCGCTTCCTCTACCAATTTCTGGCGACGACGCTGAACCGAGCAATCACGCTCTCCCAGATGTGCCGCATTTCCGTGTTTATCAGCAATGATCTGAATTTCCACGTGTTTCATGCCTGTCAGGAATTTCTCCAGATATACACCTGCATTGCCAAATGCCTTTTGTGCTTCCTGCTGAGCAGCGGTAATCTGCTTAATCAGCGTTTCTTCATCTTCGGCAATACGAATTCCCTTACCTCCGCCACCAGCAGTAGCTTTGATAATAATAGGATATCCGATATCTCTAGCAATCATGATGGCTTCATCCATATTTTCAACAAGGCCGTCTGATCCAGGAATAACAGGTACTCCTGCATCTTTCATCGTCTGTTTGGCAACAGCTTTGTCACCCATTTTGGTGATGGCTTCAGGAGAAGGTCCAATAAACGTAATATTGCAAGACTCACAAATTTCCGCAAAATCAGCATTCTCCGCCAAAAAACCGTATCCAGGATGGATTGCATCACATTCCGTCAGCGTAGCTACACTCATCAGATTTGTGAAGTTGAGGTAACTGTCCTTAGACAGTGTCGGTCCGATACAATAAGCCTCATCTGCAAGACGAACATGCAGAGAATCCTTGTCCGCTTCCGAGTAGACGGCTACCGTTGAGATACCGATTTCACGGCAGGCACGAATAATACGTACCGCAATCTCTCCACGGTTCGCAATCAGTATTTTTTGAAATTTCATTTCGTTTTGTCCTCCTTCGAAGCTCATGCGGTTAGCTGTTTACCAGCTATAACGGTTATTCCGGTTTCACCAGGAAAAGGGGCTGCCCATACTCGACCAGCTGTCCGTTCTCAACCAGCACTTCAACGATTTCTCCCTTGATGTCCGCATCAAGCTCGTTCATCAGCTTCATAGCTTCGATGATACATACCGTTGTTTTCTCAACAACTTTATCACCAGCGCTCACAAAAGGACCCGCTTCCGGCGAGGAAGCTCTGTAAAAAGTACCTACCATCGGAGATACAATTTTATGTAAATGACTTGTAGTATCGACCTGCGGTGCAGCTTCACTTACCACTGCTGCCGGCTGTACTTGCGGAGCAGCAATCATTTGCGGTTGCACAGCAGCTGCTTGAACATACTCCGTTTTGCCCGGTTTGCGGATTGATAACCGTGATCCTTCATTTTCAATTTCCAACTCTTGAACGGAACTTTCATCTACCAGTTTAATCAGTTCTTTGATTTCACTCAATTTAAACATTTCCATTATTCACTCCTTCGGCATCATGCCAGTCTCACTAGGACGGTCATATGGCTTTATGTATTATATCATAATCATTAAAAATGGAAAGAGCCCGAGAGTACAACCAGCTCCCGGGACTGCATTTCCATGATTTGGATTACTGTTCAGTGACGTATTGCACGCTGATTTTGTTCTGTGAAACCGCCAATTCTTTCATGACCAGATCCACAATGGATACCGCCTGTTTTACATCCAGTTTGTCACTGAGGACCACAACTTTATACTTGTCGGCATCTTCTTGAACGATCGCATTAGCGAACTGTTGAGAGAGCGTCTCCTCAATGCCAGTGATTTTAGCTTCTTTTTCTTCCAGTGTACGGAGTTGCTCCGTTGCTTTGGCATTCTCTTCTGGCGTTTTGCTCAGATCACCTGCCACGGTCATCAGTTCCTCATACTTACGATTGTTACTTTCCTCACGTTGCCACTGGTAGTTCTGGAACTGGCTGCTCGCAGATGCTGTCGTATTCTGTTCTTCCATTTCCTTGAGGACTTCCTCATCTGTCTTGGTTGCAGTGCCGCCTGCCTGACCCTCTGTCTCTGGTGTAGTTGTTGCCCCTTTGTCGGTCTCTTTGTTGGTTTCCTTGCCTGCCTCACCCTTATTCTCGCCTGGTTCGACAGCAGGTGTTTTCTCTGTATTTCCAGCTTCTTTACCTTCCGTAGCCGCCGGTTCTTCCACAGCGCCAGCCGCACTTGGATCACTTTCAACTTCGCCGCTATTCACCACTTCATTCATAACCAAACCTTCTGTAGGATCAAGAATGCCTGCCGTCTCCTTGGCTTCCCCTTGCTTGATTCCATCCACTTGCTGACTGTCAGCCACCGGCGCGTTGACTGGACCGGAATCCTCAGTGAACAGATAATACGCGGACAAAATGACCATCAGACTCAGCATGGAAACGAGCCATACCGTTTGACGTTTGTTATTCATTAGAACTTCCTCCTCAAATTGGCTTCAATCTTATGAGAATTGAATCTTGTGATTCAACACATCAGATTAGTCTTGTTTGCGCGGTACAACCGAGATCCGGTAGGCTGCCACATTCAGTCCTTTTTCCACAGCATCGGTTATCAGGTCCTTCACAACCTTGTTCTCTGCACCCCTCGCAACTACAAGCACCCCGCGGATCTGCGGTTTGAGCTTTTTGGTCACTATAGGTGTCTGATCCCCTGATATTTCGTACGTAATAATCTCGCCATCACGGGTATATTGCGTCATATGCCGTTTGCCCCCGCTAGCATCGGTTTCTTCGGTAAGTTGCTGAGAATCCTTCACATTCCGCTGAACGACCAATTCTTCTGTGGAATCCACGGTAACCATCACATCAACCGTTCCCACACCAACAATGTTTTCCAGCACACCTTTGATTTTGTCTTCAAATGCAATTTCGATCGCCTGAAAAGGATTCTGTTCCGACGGATTACTCTGTATGGATGCCATGGATGTTGCCGGGTCCGGTGGTTCCCGACCGATATTTTCGGAATCAATTTTTTTGACATTGACGAAGGAATTGAACAGCATGATTCCCACCCCGATCAAACCCAGGATAATCAGCCAGCGGAAGGTTTGACTGCGCCTTGCCCCACCCTCTCCCCCACCCATCCAGGTTTCCATCTTTTTGAACCATTGTTTCATCGGACACCCTCCTTCTCAGAGCACTTCAGCACTTTTGGGTTCTGTCACTTGAACGTTGTTTGCATCAACATCCCACTTCTCAGTCAACAATGTAATAATCTGCACCGCATGTTCGGACCTTGTGGATGTCTCACCTTGCTGCTTAGTCTCATCTGCTTGATCACGTGTAACAGGCTCGGAAGACGCTTCATTTCCATCACGTTGCTCTCTACTCACATTAATCTGTACATCAGGCACTTCAATCTGACCGATCTGGATGGGCTGCTGTATTTGATGTGATTTATCCTTCTCGACTTCTGTGTCTGTTCCAAATATGGGTTGTGTGTTAGCAGCGACTTCTTGCTGCCCTGCCTTCACTTCTCCTTCTACACCCTCTGCGGCCATCTCGACCAGGACACGCTGGATCACAGGCAGTTCGACTGATGAGGCAGCTTCCATCTCCGTTTCATATTTACTCATGGTCAGCTGTACCTCTACGGACCGCACCTTGGCTCCTGTTGTTTCTTCAATCTGACCTTTCATGACATTAGCCAGTTCTTTGGCTGTCCATTGTAAGGATTGTTCCTGTTCATTGGATTGCAGCCGTTTGCCCTGAGCTAATATCTGTTCGAGTGTCGCATTCCCATTCGATGGAGCATCCATTGCAGACATTGCCCGTTTCAGTTCGCCAACCGGATCACTTTTGAGCAGCTTGGTTATGGGTGATAAAAGGGTCAGCAGGATGAGAAGGCTCAGCACAAGCTTGACATAACGTTCCATGGATCGATTGGGCAACAACATATCCACAAAAGTCGCCAGCAGAACGATCATAATCAATTCCTGGAGCCAGTTGCTCAGCCACCCCATCCTTTCCACCCCCTTTCTTGCCAACATACATTCAGCGCATCATGACAGTCAGATTGCCCGCGGTCAGCAAGATGGTAATTGCCAGAAAAAACATCAGCCCGACGGCTGCGAGCGCCGCAAATACGTAGATCATACTCTTGCCGATGGCCTGGAGGCATCCTACAATCGGGGTGTCTCCAAGCGGTTGCATAATGGCACCAGTTACGTTGTATATCAAGGCAAGAGCCAGGATCTTGAGTGCCGGAAAGGCACATAGAAACAAAATGATGATCACTCCGGTAAGTCCAATTGCATTTTTGACAAGTAAAGAAGCTGTAATTACCGTATCCGTCGCATCCGCAAATGTTCTGCCCACGACAGGGACAAAGTTGCCTGCGATGTATTTGGCAGCCTTCAGGCTGACTCCATCCGCTACCGATCCCGATGCTCCCTGTACCGAG
This window contains:
- the spoIIIAF gene encoding stage III sporulation protein AF yields the protein MGWLSNWLQELIMIVLLATFVDMLLPNRSMERYVKLVLSLLILLTLLSPITKLLKSDPVGELKRAMSAMDAPSNGNATLEQILAQGKRLQSNEQEQSLQWTAKELANVMKGQIEETTGAKVRSVEVQLTMSKYETEMEAASSVELPVIQRVLVEMAAEGVEGEVKAGQQEVAANTQPIFGTDTEVEKDKSHQIQQPIQIGQIEVPDVQINVSREQRDGNEASSEPVTRDQADETKQQGETSTRSEHAVQIITLLTEKWDVDANNVQVTEPKSAEVL
- a CDS encoding SpoIIIAH-like family protein produces the protein MNNKRQTVWLVSMLSLMVILSAYYLFTEDSGPVNAPVADSQQVDGIKQGEAKETAGILDPTEGLVMNEVVNSGEVESDPSAAGAVEEPAATEGKEAGNTEKTPAVEPGENKGEAGKETNKETDKGATTTPETEGQAGGTATKTDEEVLKEMEEQNTTASASSQFQNYQWQREESNNRKYEELMTVAGDLSKTPEENAKATEQLRTLEEKEAKITGIEETLSQQFANAIVQEDADKYKVVVLSDKLDVKQAVSIVDLVMKELAVSQNKISVQYVTEQ
- the spoIIIAG gene encoding stage III sporulation protein AG, which codes for MKQWFKKMETWMGGGEGGARRSQTFRWLIILGLIGVGIMLFNSFVNVKKIDSENIGREPPDPATSMASIQSNPSEQNPFQAIEIAFEDKIKGVLENIVGVGTVDVMVTVDSTEELVVQRNVKDSQQLTEETDASGGKRHMTQYTRDGEIITYEISGDQTPIVTKKLKPQIRGVLVVARGAENKVVKDLITDAVEKGLNVAAYRISVVPRKQD